The Trichomycterus rosablanca isolate fTriRos1 chromosome 15, fTriRos1.hap1, whole genome shotgun sequence genome contains a region encoding:
- the LOC134328472 gene encoding B-cell receptor CD22-like yields MFGITDAQDGWGVTYTLKSISAEKGSTVIMDCTYTYPPGYKVQTVFWSKELHGDGIEPPDLASDPEYRGVVDAQWVWGVTYTQKSICALKGSTVIMDCTYTYPPGYTVQTVFWSKERLGEGIEPPDLASDPEYRGRVQYIGDKNNKCTLKLTDVTEKDQTMYYFRFLTDKPEGKYENTDGVQLHVTDLQVGGPEEVEEGTAVNLTCETTCRLTDNPTFTWYRNQQQLQTTTTYYHSYYTDLHLWPVKIEDGDPPKNISVSVSPSGEIMEGSSVNLTCSAVSNPPVENYTWYKEQTYKGSGETLTVRNISSEDGGEYKCMTSYKNQFKYSGPVAVKVLYPPKNVSASISPSGEIMEGSSVTLTCSSDAKPAASYQWYKGTSYKETGETFTIHKIRSDESGEYKCLARNEHRDQYSTAVNIDVHYPPRSISVSVELSGEITEGSSVTLTCSAVSNPPVENYTWYKEQTYKGSGETLTVRNISSEDGGEYKCKCSYKNQFKYSGPVAVKVLYPPKRVSVSVSSSAEPDQSGLVNLTCSADADPPVESYVWYKEGGSSAVGSGQSYGARPGESYYCLAQNKLGEQTAAALFITMNGGYSMTVCIAVGVGLCLVAAGFVGFFCWRRKMQMRQKDQRDHKDADADAETYAALDPSSRSSNDEYGTLITAHSSPPDDTYATLDPEYETLTTRIQYLGDTMHDCSMMLRGMVEQDEREYFFVIVLTSEEVHYEGGVYLSVTSKI; encoded by the exons ATGTTCG GAATCACTGATGCTCAGGATGGATGGGGTGTGACTTACACTCTAAAATCTATCAGTGCTGAAAAGGGATCTACAGTGATCATGGACTGCACTTACACATACCCACCTGGTTACAAAGTTCAAACAGTTTTCTGGAGTAAAGAGCTGCATGGAGATGGTATAGAGCCTCCTGATCTGGCTTCAGACCCGGAGTACAGAG GAGTCGTTGATGCTCAGTGGGTATGGGGTGTGACTTACACTCAGAAATCTATTTGTGCTCTTAAGGGATCTACAGTGATCATGGACTGCACTTACACATACCCACCTGGTTACACAGTTCAAACAGTTTTCTGGAGTAAAGAGCGGCTTGGAGAAGGTATAGAGCCTCCTGATCTGGCTTCAGACCCGGAGTACAGAGGTAGAGTTCAGTACATCggagacaaaaataataaatgcactCTCAAACTGACTGATGTTACAGAAAAAGACCAAACAATGTATTACTTCAgatttttaactgataaacCTGAAGGAAAATATGAAAATACAGATGGAGTTCAGCTTCACGTTACAG ATCTTCAGGTGGGGGGTCCAGAGGAAGTAGAAGAAGGAACTGCAGTAAATCTCACATGTGAAACAACCTGCAGACTGACTGATAATCCAACATTCACCTGGTACAGAAATCAACAACAACTACAAACCACAACCACCTACTACCACTCCTACTACACCGATCTTCATCTGTGGCCAGTCAAGATAGAGGATGGAG ATCCTCCAAAAAACATCTCAGTGTCCGTCAGTCCTTCAGGTGAAATAATGGAGGGCAGTTCAGTAAATCTGACCTGCAGCGCTGTTTCTAACCCCCCTGTGGAGAACTACACCTGGTATAAAGAACAAACCTATAAAGGAAGTGGAGAAACCCTCACTGTTAGGAACATCAGCTCTGAGGATGGTGGAGAGTACAAGTGCATGACCAGCTATAAGAACCAGTTTAAATACTCTGGTCCTGTAGCTGTAAAGGTTTTGT ATCCTCCAAAAAACGTCTCAGCGTCCATCAGTCCTTCAGGTGAAATAATGGAGGGAAGTTCAGTAACTCTGACCTGCAGCAGTGATGCTAAACCAGCCGCCTCGTATCAGTGGTATAAAGGAACGAGCTACAAAGAAACAGGAGAAACATTTACAATCCACAAGATCAGATCTGATGAGAGTGGAGAATATAAATGTCTGGCCAGGAATGAACACAGAGATCAGTACTCCACTGCTGTAAATATTGATGTTCACT ATCCTCCGAGGAGCATCTCGGTGTCTGTCGAACTTTCAGGTGAAATAACGGAGGGCAGTTCGGTGACTCTGACCTGCAGCGCTGTTTCTAACCCCCCTGTGGAGAACTACACCTGGTATAAAGAACAAACCTATAAAGGAAGTGGAGAAACCCTCACTGTAAGGAACATCAGCTCTGAGGATGGTGGAGAGTACAAGTGCAAGTGCAGCTATAAGAACCAGTTTAAATACTCTGGTCCTGTAGCTGTAAAGGTTTTGT ATCCTCCTAAAAGAGTCTCGGTGTCGGTCAGTTCCTCTGCTGAACCTGATCAGAGCGGTTTAGTGAATCTGACCTGCAGTGCTGATGCTGACCCCCCTGTGGAGAGCTACGTCTGGTATAAAGAAGGTGGAAGCTCAGCTGTAGGATCTGGACAGAGTTACGGTGCTCGGCCGGGTGAATCCTACTACTGCCTGGCTCAGAATAAACTCGGGGAGCAGACGGCGGCGGCGCTGTTCATTACCATGAACGGTG GATATTCCATGACTGTCTGTATCGCTGTAGGAGTTGGATTGTGTTTAGTGGCAGCTGGTTTTGTTGGGTTTTTCTGctggag AAGGAAGATGCAGATGAGACAGAAGGATCAACGTGATCATAAG GATGCTGATGCTGATGCTGAGACGTACGCAGCTCTCGATCCATCGTCCAGGTCCTCCAACGATGAATACGGCACTCTGATA ACCGCTCACTCCAGTCCTCCTGATGATACGTACGCGACTCTGGATCCCGAGTACGAAACTCTAACA